One segment of Mycolicibacterium sp. YH-1 DNA contains the following:
- the ahcY gene encoding adenosylhomocysteinase, with translation MTELKADVRNGIDFKVADLSLAEFGRKEIRLAEHEMPGLMALRREYSEVLPLKGARVSGSLHMTIQTAVLIETLVVLGAEVRWASCNIFSTQDHAAAATVVGPHGTVEEPKGVPVFAWKGESLEEYWWAAEQMLTWPGEPANMILDDGGDATMLVLRGAQFEKAGVVPPGEDDDSDEYKVFLALIRERFETDKTKWGKIAESVQGVTEETTTGVLRLYQFAAAGELAFPAINVNDSVTKSKFDNKYGTRHSLIDGINRGTDVLIGGKAALVCGYGDVGKGCAEALKAQGARVAVTEIDPINALQALMDGFEVKTVEEAIGWADIVITATGNQGIITLEHMKSMKHQAILGNIGHFDDEIEMARLERDGDVRRINIKPQVDEFVFPDGHSIIVLSEGRLLNLGNATGHPSFVMSNSFSNQVIAQIELWTKNDEYDNEVYRLAKHLDEKVAKIHVEALGGSLTRLTKEQAEYIGVDVDGPYKPEHYRY, from the coding sequence ATGACTGAGCTGAAGGCGGACGTCCGCAACGGCATCGATTTCAAGGTTGCCGATCTGTCCCTCGCCGAGTTCGGCCGCAAGGAGATCCGGCTGGCCGAGCACGAGATGCCGGGTCTGATGGCACTGCGCCGGGAGTACTCCGAGGTGCTGCCGCTCAAGGGTGCGCGAGTCTCGGGCTCGCTGCACATGACGATTCAGACCGCGGTGCTCATCGAGACCCTCGTGGTCCTCGGTGCCGAGGTCCGCTGGGCGTCGTGCAACATCTTCTCCACCCAGGATCACGCCGCGGCCGCGACTGTCGTCGGCCCGCACGGCACCGTCGAGGAGCCCAAGGGCGTCCCGGTGTTCGCGTGGAAGGGCGAGAGCCTCGAGGAGTACTGGTGGGCCGCCGAGCAGATGCTGACGTGGCCCGGCGAGCCGGCCAACATGATTCTCGACGACGGCGGTGACGCCACCATGCTGGTGCTGCGCGGCGCGCAGTTCGAGAAGGCCGGTGTCGTGCCTCCCGGCGAGGACGACGACTCCGACGAGTACAAGGTGTTCCTCGCGCTGATCCGTGAGCGCTTCGAGACCGACAAGACCAAGTGGGGCAAGATCGCCGAGTCGGTCCAGGGCGTCACCGAGGAGACCACCACCGGCGTGCTGCGCCTGTACCAGTTCGCTGCCGCGGGCGAGTTGGCCTTCCCGGCCATCAACGTCAACGACTCGGTCACCAAGAGCAAGTTCGACAACAAGTACGGCACCCGGCACTCCCTGATCGACGGCATCAACCGCGGCACCGATGTCCTGATCGGTGGAAAGGCCGCGCTGGTCTGCGGTTACGGCGACGTCGGCAAGGGCTGCGCCGAGGCGCTCAAGGCCCAGGGCGCCCGCGTCGCGGTCACCGAGATCGACCCGATCAACGCGCTGCAGGCGCTGATGGACGGCTTCGAGGTCAAGACCGTCGAGGAGGCCATCGGCTGGGCGGACATCGTCATCACGGCGACCGGCAACCAGGGCATCATCACCCTCGAGCACATGAAGTCGATGAAGCACCAGGCGATCCTGGGCAACATCGGCCACTTCGACGATGAGATCGAGATGGCGCGGCTCGAGCGCGACGGCGACGTCCGCCGGATCAACATCAAGCCGCAGGTCGACGAGTTCGTCTTCCCCGACGGCCACTCGATCATCGTGCTGTCCGAGGGACGCCTGCTGAACCTGGGCAACGCCACCGGCCACCCGTCGTTCGTAATGAGCAACAGCTTCTCCAACCAGGTCATCGCACAGATCGAACTGTGGACCAAGAACGACGAGTACGACAACGAGGTCTACCGCCTGGCCAAGCACCTCGACGAGAAGGT
- a CDS encoding TetR family transcriptional regulator yields the protein MRDMLLARDWSSITLSDVARAAGISRQTIYNEFGSRQGLAQGYALRLADRLVDAVADAIVGNVGNIHAAFLEGFRAFFAESASDPLVISLLTGVAKPDLLQIITTDSAPIISRCSERLTATLMNSWVRASEEDSGVLARAIVRLAMSYVSMPPEADHDVARDLARLMTPFAERYGVIDTP from the coding sequence ATGCGCGACATGCTGCTGGCCAGGGACTGGTCGTCGATCACGCTGTCCGACGTCGCCCGCGCCGCAGGCATCAGCAGGCAGACCATCTACAACGAGTTCGGCTCCCGGCAGGGCCTCGCCCAGGGGTATGCCCTGCGACTCGCCGATCGCCTGGTCGACGCGGTGGCCGACGCGATCGTCGGGAACGTCGGCAACATCCACGCGGCGTTCCTGGAGGGTTTCCGGGCGTTCTTCGCAGAGTCGGCGTCCGATCCGCTGGTGATCTCGCTGCTGACCGGTGTGGCCAAGCCCGATCTGCTCCAAATCATCACCACGGACAGCGCCCCGATCATCTCTCGCTGCTCCGAGCGCCTGACCGCGACCTTGATGAACAGCTGGGTGCGGGCCAGCGAGGAGGACTCCGGCGTGCTGGCCCGGGCGATCGTCCGGCTGGCGATGAGTTACGTGTCGATGCCCCCGGAAGCCGATCACGATGTGGCCCGTGACCTGGCCCGGCTCATGACGCCGTTCGCCGAGCGCTACGGTGTTATCGATACCCCTTAG
- a CDS encoding rubredoxin, producing MTDYKLFVCVQCGFEYDEEKGWPEDGIAPGTRWDDIPEDWSCPDCGAAKADFEMIEVARS from the coding sequence ATGACTGACTACAAGTTGTTCGTCTGCGTGCAGTGCGGATTCGAGTACGACGAGGAGAAGGGCTGGCCGGAGGACGGCATCGCCCCGGGCACGCGGTGGGATGACATCCCCGAGGACTGGAGCTGCCCGGACTGTGGCGCGGCCAAGGCGGATTTCGAGATGATCGAGGTCGCCAGGTCGTGA
- a CDS encoding rubredoxin — MSAYHCPGCDYTYDEAKGAPREGFPAGTTWDQIPEDWCCPDCAVREKVDFEETGVRK, encoded by the coding sequence GTGAGCGCCTACCACTGCCCGGGCTGTGACTACACCTACGACGAGGCGAAAGGCGCTCCGCGGGAGGGGTTTCCGGCGGGCACCACGTGGGACCAGATTCCCGAGGACTGGTGCTGCCCGGACTGCGCGGTGCGGGAGAAGGTCGATTTCGAAGAGACGGGAGTGAGGAAATGA
- a CDS encoding alkane 1-monooxygenase has translation MTAQVDVDAGVPVEQWRDKKRYLWLMGLIAPTALFVMLPVVWAFNHWGWHAAAQVPLWIGPILLYIVLPALDMRFGPDGQNPPDEVMERLENDKYYRYCTYIYIPFQYASVILGAYLFTASDLSWLGFDGGLSWPAKIGLALSVGMLGGVGINTAHEMGHKKDELERWLAKITLAQTCYGHFFIEHNRGHHVRVATPEDPASARFGETFWEFLPRSVWGSLKSSWELEAARLRRAGKSPWHWSNDVLNAWAMSVVLYGALIAIFGVALIPYVVISAVFGFALLETVNYLEHYGLLRQKTASGRYERCAPEHSWNSDHIVTNLFLYHLQRHSDHHANPTRRYQTLRSMAGAPNLPSGYASMIGLTYFPPLWRKVMDHRVLAHYDGDISRVNIHPRMRERVLAKYGPADERSREEQTGADERSREEQTGADERSREEQTGAAK, from the coding sequence ATGACCGCACAGGTCGACGTCGACGCAGGCGTCCCGGTTGAACAGTGGCGCGACAAGAAGCGCTACCTGTGGTTGATGGGGCTGATCGCGCCGACGGCGCTGTTCGTGATGCTGCCGGTGGTGTGGGCGTTCAACCACTGGGGGTGGCACGCCGCGGCCCAGGTGCCGCTGTGGATCGGCCCGATCCTGCTCTACATCGTGTTGCCGGCGTTGGACATGCGGTTCGGGCCCGACGGGCAGAACCCGCCCGATGAGGTGATGGAGCGGCTGGAGAACGACAAGTACTACCGGTACTGCACCTACATCTACATCCCGTTCCAGTACGCCAGCGTGATACTCGGCGCCTACCTGTTCACCGCGTCGGACCTGAGCTGGCTCGGATTCGACGGCGGTCTGAGCTGGCCGGCCAAGATTGGCCTCGCGCTGTCGGTCGGCATGCTCGGCGGGGTGGGCATCAACACCGCTCACGAGATGGGCCACAAGAAGGACGAGCTCGAACGCTGGCTGGCCAAGATCACGTTGGCCCAGACCTGCTACGGCCACTTCTTCATCGAGCACAACCGCGGTCACCACGTCCGGGTTGCCACACCGGAGGATCCCGCGTCGGCGCGCTTCGGCGAGACGTTCTGGGAGTTCCTGCCGCGCAGTGTCTGGGGGAGTCTCAAGTCGTCGTGGGAGCTGGAGGCCGCGCGACTGCGCCGGGCCGGCAAGTCGCCGTGGCACTGGTCCAACGACGTGCTCAACGCCTGGGCGATGTCGGTGGTGCTCTACGGGGCACTCATCGCGATCTTCGGTGTCGCACTGATCCCGTACGTGGTGATCTCCGCGGTGTTCGGGTTCGCGCTGTTGGAGACCGTCAACTACCTCGAGCACTACGGCCTGCTCCGGCAGAAGACCGCCAGCGGACGCTACGAGCGCTGCGCGCCCGAGCACAGCTGGAACTCCGACCACATCGTGACCAACCTGTTCCTGTACCACCTGCAGCGGCACAGCGATCACCACGCCAACCCGACGCGGCGCTACCAGACGCTGCGCAGCATGGCGGGGGCACCGAACCTGCCCAGCGGGTACGCGTCGATGATCGGCCTGACCTACTTTCCGCCGCTGTGGCGCAAGGTGATGGACCACCGGGTGCTGGCGCACTACGACGGTGACATCAGCCGGGTGAACATCCATCCGCGGATGCGCGAGCGGGTGCTGGCCAAGTACGGCCCAGCCGACGAGCGCTCGCGCGAGGAGCAGACGGGCGCCGACGAGCGCTCGCGCGAGGAGCAGACGGGCGCCGACGAGCGCTCGCGCGAGGAGCAGACGGGCGCCGCCAAGTGA
- a CDS encoding hydantoinase B/oxoprolinase family protein: MNPGTLDVDTVTFEVVAAALHSAAEEMGSVLKRSSYSPIIRDMDDFSCALFTATGDLVAQADYIPAQLGAMSLVVKATLDRWQGRIRPGDAYISNHPYMGAMHLPDVNVIAPIFLGDVLVAWSGTAAHHIDVGGVNPGSEGPELEDLFGEGLVLPPVRLSIAGVENEDLIAVITQNIRDPRSTVSDLRAQRAACTLGDARVAELAALYGAPAVLEVMQRMLDSVERGVRIALRELPDGTGEAEGFLDDDGRGGAPTRVHVRVTKTSDQLAIDLSGCDRQVAGAMNVPWASARAGIVYAVRAVVAPDLGANDGLLRAVDVNAPLGIVLNPESPAAVSVRHNTCQRFADTLIRAMAAIWPDKSVASSTVSFFCINVGSVSPVTGRPSVMADVVGGGTGATSFSDGVDGVDTYMSNVGVMPTEVVETNYSVRVLKTEFIPGSQGLGTFNGGLGLRREYQIIGVPQRVTFYSEQTHEDFAPCGAHGGGDAVATRVTVIAPDGTELTGLPDKASLTLQPGTVVRVETAGGGGYGDPAGRSAQARGYDDRNGRV; the protein is encoded by the coding sequence ATGAACCCCGGAACCTTAGACGTCGACACCGTCACCTTCGAAGTGGTTGCGGCCGCACTGCATTCGGCGGCCGAGGAGATGGGCAGCGTGCTGAAGCGGTCCAGCTACAGCCCGATCATCCGGGACATGGACGACTTCTCCTGCGCGCTGTTCACCGCGACCGGTGACCTGGTCGCCCAGGCCGACTACATCCCGGCTCAGCTGGGCGCGATGTCGCTGGTGGTCAAGGCGACCCTCGACCGCTGGCAGGGGCGTATCCGGCCCGGTGACGCCTACATCTCGAATCACCCCTACATGGGGGCGATGCATCTGCCCGACGTCAACGTGATCGCGCCGATCTTCCTGGGCGATGTGCTGGTCGCGTGGTCGGGCACCGCGGCCCACCACATCGACGTCGGTGGGGTGAACCCGGGCAGCGAGGGCCCCGAACTGGAGGACCTGTTCGGTGAGGGTCTGGTGCTGCCGCCGGTCCGGCTGTCGATCGCCGGGGTGGAGAACGAGGACCTGATCGCTGTCATCACGCAGAACATCCGCGACCCGCGCAGCACGGTCAGCGACCTTCGCGCCCAGCGCGCGGCGTGCACCCTCGGTGACGCCCGGGTGGCAGAACTCGCGGCGCTGTACGGCGCCCCGGCGGTGCTCGAGGTGATGCAGCGGATGCTGGACTCGGTCGAGCGCGGGGTGCGTATCGCCCTGCGGGAACTGCCCGACGGGACCGGCGAGGCCGAGGGTTTCCTCGACGACGACGGCCGCGGCGGGGCGCCGACTCGGGTGCACGTGCGGGTCACCAAGACCTCCGACCAGCTCGCGATCGACCTGTCCGGGTGCGACCGTCAGGTGGCCGGGGCGATGAACGTGCCGTGGGCCAGCGCGCGGGCGGGCATCGTGTACGCGGTGCGCGCGGTCGTGGCTCCCGACCTAGGCGCCAACGACGGGCTGCTGCGCGCGGTGGACGTCAACGCACCGCTGGGTATCGTGCTCAACCCGGAGTCGCCGGCCGCGGTGTCGGTGCGGCACAACACCTGTCAGCGTTTCGCCGACACCCTCATCCGGGCGATGGCCGCCATCTGGCCGGACAAGAGCGTGGCCAGCAGCACCGTCAGCTTCTTCTGCATCAACGTCGGATCGGTCAGTCCGGTGACCGGCCGTCCCTCGGTGATGGCCGACGTGGTGGGCGGCGGTACCGGTGCCACGTCGTTCTCCGACGGGGTGGACGGGGTTGACACCTACATGTCCAACGTCGGGGTCATGCCGACCGAGGTGGTTGAGACCAACTACAGCGTGCGGGTGCTCAAGACCGAGTTCATCCCCGGCTCACAGGGTCTCGGCACCTTCAACGGTGGTCTCGGATTGCGCCGCGAGTATCAGATCATCGGCGTCCCGCAGCGGGTCACGTTCTATTCCGAGCAGACGCACGAGGACTTCGCGCCGTGCGGGGCACACGGTGGTGGCGACGCCGTCGCGACCCGGGTCACGGTGATCGCGCCGGACGGCACCGAGCTGACCGGCCTGCCGGACAAGGCGTCGCTGACGCTGCAACCGGGCACGGTGGTGCGGGTCGAGACCGCAGGCGGCGGTGGCTACGGCGATCCCGCCGGGCGCTCGGCGCAGGCCCGTGGCTACGACGACCGCAACGGGCGGGTGTGA
- a CDS encoding hydantoinase/oxoprolinase family protein → MNRTQQQPQWTVSIDAGGTFTDAVARADDSRVLVAKVASTPDDPSRGLANAVAALAAQGMPVGDVSLLCHGTTVATNAILTGNLARVGLVTTRGFRDVMGYRQSSRPNVYSLTPERPDDLVQRHARIEVDERLTSTGEVVVALDDAEIDRVVAEVAALEAEAIAVSLLFSYLDDTHERRLGAALRRALPGTPVTLSSEVAREFREYPRTATTVINAALRPVIGGYTDRAADAVAATGLRAPFLVMQSNGGSVPAGRAEEHAHRLVLSGPAGGVAGLVATAAQHGLDNVISLDMGGTSTDVCLVREQRIPFTTTQEVRDHVLLAPAVDIHTIGAGGGSIAWTDQTGRLRVGPQSARAVPGPACYLRGGTEPTITDAHVVLGTLGTGELAGDLVLDRPAAAAAVDRVGAVLGMSTDDAAEAILAIGLAHMVRAVRKVSVERGLDPREFTLVPFGGAGPLHAGLLLRHLGLRSVLVPSRPGLFSADGLLVAGLRLDHAQTVLTPFGPDAVPGIADWFRDAADTATKQIVEDGVPSADVVVSASVDCRYLGQGYELNVALDDWDDVALQAIPDRFHAAHEQLYGHANRDEPVEVVTLRVAAVGAQRGPESAAGEHGGGERTDAVLARRTVRIPGFSPQEVPVYQRSSLRFGDVFDGPAIVAQMDSTTVLCAGQRAEVVAGGDLLITESEVA, encoded by the coding sequence GTGAATCGAACACAGCAGCAACCCCAGTGGACCGTGAGTATCGACGCCGGGGGGACGTTCACGGACGCCGTCGCGCGGGCCGATGACAGCCGGGTGCTGGTCGCCAAAGTGGCGTCTACGCCCGATGATCCGTCGCGAGGTCTGGCGAACGCGGTCGCCGCCCTGGCAGCTCAGGGGATGCCGGTCGGCGACGTCTCGCTGCTGTGCCACGGGACGACGGTCGCCACCAACGCCATCCTCACCGGCAATCTCGCACGGGTGGGTTTGGTCACCACCCGCGGGTTTCGCGATGTCATGGGGTACCGGCAGTCGAGCCGGCCCAACGTATACAGCCTGACCCCCGAGCGTCCGGACGACCTCGTGCAGCGGCATGCCCGCATCGAGGTCGACGAACGCCTCACCAGCACGGGCGAGGTCGTGGTGGCCCTCGACGACGCCGAGATCGACAGGGTGGTCGCCGAAGTCGCCGCGTTGGAGGCGGAGGCCATCGCGGTCAGCCTGTTGTTCAGCTACCTCGACGACACCCACGAACGACGGCTCGGTGCGGCGCTGCGGCGCGCGCTGCCGGGCACGCCGGTCACGCTGTCCAGCGAGGTGGCCCGCGAGTTCCGGGAGTATCCGCGGACGGCGACCACGGTCATCAACGCCGCCCTGCGCCCCGTCATCGGCGGCTACACCGACCGGGCGGCCGACGCGGTGGCCGCGACGGGGCTGCGGGCGCCGTTTCTGGTGATGCAGTCCAACGGCGGCAGTGTGCCCGCGGGCCGAGCCGAGGAGCACGCCCATCGGTTGGTGCTGTCCGGTCCGGCGGGCGGTGTCGCGGGGTTGGTGGCCACCGCCGCGCAGCACGGGCTCGACAACGTCATCAGCCTGGACATGGGTGGCACCTCGACCGACGTGTGTCTGGTGCGGGAGCAACGGATTCCGTTCACCACCACTCAGGAGGTGCGCGACCACGTGCTGCTCGCGCCTGCTGTCGACATTCACACCATTGGGGCGGGTGGCGGCAGCATCGCCTGGACCGACCAGACCGGCCGTCTGCGGGTCGGCCCGCAGTCGGCCCGCGCGGTGCCCGGCCCGGCGTGCTACCTGCGCGGCGGCACCGAACCCACCATCACCGATGCGCACGTGGTGCTCGGCACCCTTGGCACCGGTGAACTGGCCGGCGACCTAGTGCTCGACCGGCCCGCCGCGGCGGCCGCGGTGGATCGCGTCGGCGCGGTGCTCGGGATGTCGACCGACGATGCGGCGGAGGCGATCCTGGCGATCGGCCTTGCGCACATGGTGCGGGCGGTCCGCAAGGTCAGCGTCGAGCGGGGCTTGGACCCCCGGGAGTTCACCCTGGTGCCGTTCGGCGGGGCGGGCCCACTGCACGCCGGGCTGCTGTTGCGTCATCTGGGCCTGCGCAGCGTGCTGGTGCCGAGCCGGCCGGGTTTGTTCTCCGCCGACGGCCTGCTGGTCGCCGGGCTGCGCCTCGACCACGCCCAGACGGTGCTTACTCCGTTCGGGCCGGATGCGGTGCCGGGCATCGCCGACTGGTTCCGTGACGCTGCGGACACGGCGACCAAACAGATCGTCGAAGACGGTGTGCCGAGCGCCGACGTCGTTGTCAGCGCCTCGGTGGACTGCCGCTACCTCGGCCAGGGGTACGAACTCAATGTGGCGCTCGACGACTGGGATGACGTTGCCCTGCAAGCCATCCCGGATCGATTCCATGCAGCGCACGAGCAGCTCTACGGTCACGCCAACCGCGACGAACCGGTCGAGGTCGTGACTCTGCGCGTCGCCGCGGTCGGCGCGCAACGGGGTCCCGAGTCGGCCGCCGGCGAACACGGTGGCGGCGAGCGCACCGACGCCGTGCTGGCCCGCCGGACGGTGCGGATCCCGGGTTTCAGTCCCCAGGAGGTGCCCGTCTACCAGCGGTCGTCGCTGCGGTTCGGCGATGTGTTCGACGGTCCGGCGATCGTCGCGCAGATGGATTCCACGACGGTGCTGTGCGCCGGTCAGCGCGCCGAGGTCGTCGCCGGCGGCGATCTCCTCATCACGGAAAGCGAAGTGGCATGA
- a CDS encoding polysaccharide deacetylase, with amino-acid sequence MSARPLPQWPDGAPYGASITFDFDAEEVWIGEDPANANRPGVLSQGTYGPKVAIPLLLDLLERHQVTATFYVPGGDAERHGDRVREIIAAGHEIGHHGYTHRSPTALTRDEEETELIRGLEVLRGLGADVVGYRSPSWDFSPHTLNLLAAHGFEYSSNLMDDIRPYRHPAGIVEVPVSWLLDDAPHFWFAGDTWNKTIRTVGEVYELWKDELDGIAALGAHYMLTMHPQFIGRPSRLALLDRLLTDMRNTGAWIAPTRDVARLVP; translated from the coding sequence ATGTCAGCACGACCGTTGCCGCAATGGCCCGACGGTGCCCCCTACGGCGCCAGCATCACGTTCGACTTTGACGCCGAGGAGGTGTGGATCGGCGAGGATCCGGCGAACGCGAACCGGCCCGGTGTGCTCTCGCAGGGCACCTACGGGCCGAAGGTGGCTATCCCGTTGCTGCTCGATCTGCTCGAACGACACCAGGTCACCGCGACCTTCTACGTTCCCGGCGGCGACGCCGAGCGCCACGGTGACCGGGTCAGGGAGATCATCGCCGCCGGCCACGAGATCGGCCACCACGGTTACACCCACCGCTCCCCGACCGCGCTGACCCGCGACGAGGAGGAGACAGAGCTGATCCGCGGTCTCGAGGTGCTGCGCGGGCTGGGCGCCGACGTTGTCGGTTACCGGTCGCCATCCTGGGACTTCAGCCCGCACACCCTGAACCTGCTGGCGGCGCACGGATTCGAGTACTCGTCGAACCTCATGGATGACATCCGGCCGTACCGCCATCCGGCTGGCATCGTCGAGGTTCCGGTGTCCTGGCTGCTCGATGACGCGCCGCACTTCTGGTTCGCCGGGGACACCTGGAACAAGACCATCCGCACCGTCGGCGAGGTCTACGAGCTGTGGAAGGACGAGCTCGACGGCATAGCCGCACTCGGTGCGCACTACATGCTCACGATGCATCCGCAGTTCATCGGCCGTCCGTCACGGCTGGCCCTGCTCGACCGGCTGCTGACCGATATGCGCAACACCGGGGCGTGGATCGCGCCCACCCGCGACGTCGCGCGGTTGGTCCCGTGA